In Nitrospiria bacterium, a single genomic region encodes these proteins:
- a CDS encoding phage holin family protein yields the protein MKGILIRWVINALALILVSHVVKGIEVDHLLAAFVAAAVLGVMNSVVRPILLFLTLPITLLTLGLFVLVINGFMLYIAGAVVKGFHVTGFWSSVFGALFLSVISWIANAFINDRGRIQYIEVRTR from the coding sequence ATGAAAGGGATCTTAATTCGATGGGTTATCAATGCGCTGGCGTTGATCCTCGTCAGTCATGTCGTTAAGGGGATCGAGGTGGATCATCTTCTGGCCGCATTCGTGGCCGCGGCGGTGCTGGGCGTCATGAATTCCGTCGTTCGACCCATCCTGCTTTTCCTGACGCTTCCGATCACCCTTCTGACGCTGGGCCTGTTCGTTCTGGTCATCAATGGATTCATGCTGTACATCGCCGGGGCCGTGGTGAAGGGATTTCACGTGACCGGCTTTTGGTCTTCCGTATTCGGAGCGCTTTTCCTGTCGGTGATCAGTTGGATCGCCAACGCGTTCATCAACGACCGGGGCCGTATCCAGTATATCGAGGTTCGTACCCGCTAG
- a CDS encoding formylglycine-generating enzyme family protein, giving the protein MTDGLRRSAFSVQGSRRKKRACIGRIGMAVILLWGCSQPSAPNGMVAIPAGDFIMGSDKVDTEGIGVQMGMVRPLYQDEHPQRKIYLPLFFIDRFEVTQAQYKVFTDRTGYRIPPDWKNGTFAPGRDNHPVAFVSWYDAQQYCRWAGRRLPTEAEWEKSARGPDGLEYPWGNTYEAGRANTGDSEPNDTMPVGHFESGKSPYGVYDLIGNVGEWVEDGYQPYPGNSQTSPLFGEGLKVIRGGSWGGGGGHYTLGLFYRAAHRLFADPLDRYPDTGFRCAKSR; this is encoded by the coding sequence ATGACTGACGGCCTGCGTCGGTCCGCGTTTTCAGTGCAAGGATCCCGGAGAAAGAAAAGGGCTTGCATCGGTCGAATCGGGATGGCGGTCATTTTATTGTGGGGATGTTCCCAGCCGTCCGCTCCGAACGGGATGGTGGCGATTCCGGCCGGGGATTTTATCATGGGAAGCGACAAGGTCGATACCGAAGGGATCGGAGTTCAAATGGGCATGGTCCGGCCCTTGTATCAGGATGAACACCCGCAACGAAAAATCTATCTTCCCTTGTTCTTTATCGATCGGTTTGAAGTCACGCAGGCGCAGTACAAGGTCTTCACGGACCGGACCGGATACCGGATTCCGCCCGACTGGAAAAACGGGACGTTCGCCCCCGGCCGCGACAACCATCCCGTGGCCTTCGTCAGCTGGTACGATGCGCAACAGTATTGTCGATGGGCGGGAAGGCGGCTGCCGACCGAGGCCGAATGGGAAAAATCCGCGCGGGGTCCGGACGGACTCGAGTATCCCTGGGGGAACACTTACGAGGCCGGCCGTGCGAATACGGGCGACTCCGAACCCAACGATACGATGCCGGTCGGCCATTTCGAGTCCGGAAAGAGTCCTTATGGAGTTTATGATTTGATCGGAAACGTCGGCGAATGGGTGGAGGACGGGTATCAACCCTATCCGGGCAACTCGCAAACCAGCCCCCTGTTCGGAGAAGGATTGAAGGTGATTCGCGGGGGAAGTTGGGGCGGAGGGGGAGGGCATTACACCCTGGGCCTCTTCTACCGCGCGGCGCATCGTTTGTTCGCGGATCCGTTGGACCGATACCCGGATACGGGATTCCGTTGCGCCAAGTCGCGATGA
- the radC gene encoding DNA repair protein RadC codes for MDSVKTNTAKGIKSWPETERPRERLIRQGPETLSDAQLLAILLRTGRKKCSAVEVAHLLLRRFGGLAALKQISVSELCAVDGIGPAKASQILASLELGRRSLAQPLHGELRALSSRDVYHHYYPLLRDAKKEHFMLLMFDGKNRLLKEITVSTGSLSLNIVHPREVFKPAVRESASAVILLHNHPSGDPAPSPEDRELTRRLVKAGRIMGIKVLDHIVLGDGRYVSFADQGWEIHD; via the coding sequence ATGGATTCGGTGAAGACGAATACCGCAAAGGGTATTAAAAGCTGGCCGGAGACCGAACGTCCCCGCGAGCGATTGATTCGGCAGGGACCGGAAACGCTCTCCGATGCGCAGCTTCTGGCGATTTTGTTGCGGACCGGCCGGAAAAAGTGCAGCGCGGTCGAGGTGGCCCATCTTCTCCTGAGGCGGTTCGGCGGATTGGCCGCGCTAAAACAGATCAGCGTTTCTGAGTTATGCGCGGTCGATGGAATCGGACCGGCCAAGGCCTCGCAGATCCTGGCCTCTCTGGAATTGGGGCGACGGTCGCTGGCGCAGCCTCTTCACGGGGAGCTTCGCGCCCTTTCCAGCCGGGACGTCTATCATCATTATTATCCCCTGCTCCGGGATGCCAAAAAAGAGCATTTTATGCTGCTGATGTTCGACGGTAAGAACCGGTTGCTGAAGGAGATCACCGTATCCACGGGAAGCCTGTCCCTCAATATTGTTCATCCGCGCGAGGTGTTCAAGCCGGCCGTGCGGGAGTCCGCGTCCGCCGTCATCCTGTTGCATAATCATCCCAGCGGGGACCCTGCCCCGAGTCCCGAGGATCGCGAATTGACGCGGCGTCTTGTGAAGGCCGGTCGGATTATGGGCATCAAGGTCCTGGACCACATCGTGCTCGGAGACGGTCGGTACGTCAGCTTTGCGGATCAGGGATGGGAGATCCATGACTGA